The genomic window CGATAGTAGAGGCGCTGCAACTAGCTGCACCGCAGACAAACATCGCAAATGATGGACTTTAGAGTGAATCCCCAATGAGTTAGTGACGAGACTCTGAAAGTAGTATTCCTTATGGTGTAATTTAAAAGAAAGAGATACTGATTTTCTGCTTGATTTTAAGCAATGTGAGTGTAGGATCATAAATCCGCACTTTAATAGGATAAGTGATCCAGATCAAGTGGATCGCTCTCAATATAATCCTTTGTTGTCATGTCTTCGAGAGATATTGCTAACCCATAAGCTTTAAAGCACTCAGATTCAGGGAGTAATTGTAACCACTTATCGCGAAGTTTAATCCATTCTATTTCTTGAAAGTGACTCTGTTCTTCATGACGAATAAACCAAAACATCAGTTGAACTTCTGGCGCATTCCAAGAAGGTTCTGCACGCACTCTAATTTCACGTAGGGCACGAAGGGCTTTTCCTTCAATACTTTCTTCTTTACCGTGTTTTTCTTGCATTTGCTTTTGAAGCTTTTTAACAAATTTATTGAATTCATCAGGAAAAGCAAATCGAGTTCGCTTCCGAGCTAATGCCTGTCCGAATGCCCTAATCTCTTGATCATTTTGACATCCTGGTATTTGCTGCCACTCTGCAACAACAGCCTTTTCCACTGTCATCACACGGTCAAGATCAGCAACAAGCTTAAGTTCAGAAACTCCTGATACGTAGGCATAACGAGGTCGTCTACTTCGTTGAATTGCATCCAAACTTTGTTCATCGACCTCTACAAGAGGAACCACTTCTATAAATGGGCGATCCACACAAGAACGCACAATATCGCATGTTTGTGTGACCACAACAAACCCCTTGACTTCGGATTCTGCAAGGTCAGTTTCTTCTTGTGCAAGATTAGCAGAGTCAGATGTCAAAGGACGTTGAGGATTAAAGCGATAGAAGAACCAATGCTCTCCAAGTACACAATCACCCTGACACCACTCTTTAAGAGCGGTGTCTACTTCCAGAATCCAAACATCCCCTTCATTGGCCACTACTATTTTTTCGACTCCTTGCCGTTCTAGCTGGTCTAGATCGTCCAACTTCATGATGGATAGTATCTTGGAGAGCATCAACCAGATCCGCTGGATTCGGTGGCATACGTGACAGACGCGCATCTTCAGATAACGCACCTAACTTTGGTTTCTGAGGAGCATTACTAGTACCAAGAATTTGTTTAACCTCTTCGTATTTACCTACCACCAATAAATCAAGAAGAGGTCTACCATCACTAACAGGTTGTAGCAAGAGACTACGATTGAGGCTTGCACTTCCTCGATCAATGTACTGAATAGTACCTAAAAGTCGATTTAAGGTTTCTTCATTAAAGGGTTTTAGCCGCTCTCCACTTGCCCAAGAATGAAGACTTCTACGTGAAACATTGAAAAGTTTGGCAAGTTGATCCCAGGTTAATCCACTCAATCTTCTCAGTTCATTAACAGCTTTCTGTGTTACTTCTGGAGAACTAGTTGCTGGCAGAGTAACTCCACTCGTTGTCATCTCCGAAGCAGCTACTAAATTTCGACCAATAGTTTCTATAGAAGCAGTTGTACTAGAACGAGCTATAAAGCTTCTTGAGGTAATGATTCGATGAGTATCTAATGATCTGTGATCAATAGTAAATAATAGCTGCTCAGTTGGCCCATTTAATAAGGTATTCATAATTCACCTCCATAACTCCGTAGAAAATCATCTTTTACTGCCCATCGAAAAAAGGTATAGATTCTCTCAGCAAAATGTTGCGCTTCACTCATCAACTCCTCAATGCGGAATTCACGATTATTTGAAATAGACATGTCCAGATCAAGAATCCAACTAGGTTCAGCAACAGCTTCTATGGACTCTGGATCAAAAGTTACACCAGCAGGTATGGCTCCCCATCTTGCAACAAGTTGTTTGCCTTCATCTGGAATAATAAACAAAGATTCATTAATAGTTTGATAAATAGACTCTCTAAAATCAGCAGCCATCATTCCAGCTATCTCAGGCTTCACTAATGATGATATGTCTTTAAAATTTTGACCTACAACTCTGTCGATATATCGCAACCCAGATCGTTCAATACTTGTAGGGTGAAAGCTTTCATTAAGCGCAATAAGTATGTTTTCTAAACGTTTCAGAAAATCACTACGACTTAAGTAAGAAGTTGTCTCAAGTGCAACAAAATTAGGTGCTAATGAAACTCGCCAATTCCAACTATTTGTAGTGTCTACAAACCGCCAAGTCACTTGGGGTGCAATTGGAACAAGACCTTGGGGACTAATAGCAAAACTCTGAGTTTGCTCAGGCTGTAAAATGGGATATTTTTCTCGAATTGCCTCTTGAAATGAACCCACAAAATCTTTCTTCTCGATTGAGAGAATAGGTGCAAAGCGCACTTGTGCAATCACTCGAACAAGGGGTGCATCCTTTAAGGGCACCTCTTCGGGTGGTGGTGCGGTGAGTGGATTGACATTAAGCACTTTTTACATCCTTTTTGGGGCTTTCAGAGAAATTGGGCATAATCAGAGACAAGAGATGTAACCTGTTGTCCACTATAACTATCGTAGGGCAAGAGTGTGAAGTAGAGTGTGAAGTTTAAGAAAAATTTTCCCCTAAAACATTTGGAAATGGAGAATAATTGAAGGAAATCCAAGATCCATAGCACTCCTAAAGTCCTAACAGTCCGGTCGAAGAAGGCTGTTGCAGCGAACTGAGCAGCATTGGTTCTCGAAAAGCCTGTGTATAGTGAATTGTACGACTGTTTACACCCAGCCTTTCTTACTTTTTACTTTCCTATAGTGAATAAAAACATGACTAAGCTAATTGAATACGAAGAAGCCAGTGAGGATGTCCGGGCAGTCTATGATGACATCCGCACCACCCGCCAGAATGACTATATCAATAACTTTTGGAAAGCTATAGCTAACCATCCCCCTACCTTGCAGCGAACTTGGCAAGCGGTGAAGGAAGTGATGACTAGCCCTGGTGAGATTGATCCACTGATGCGCGAGCTAATTTATATCGCCGTGAGTGCGACGAATGGCTGTGAGTACTGCATCGCCTCGCACACAGCAGCAGCGCGTGCCAAGGGGATGAATGATACCATGTTCGGGGAAGTAATGGCGATCGCAGCCACTGCCAACATGACCAATCGCCTCGCCAACGGCTATCAAATTCCGGTGGACGAGAGATTTAAGCCGTAGGAGTGTAGCCTTGTCTATCGCTGCTTAAGAATAAGGTTTAGCAGAATTATTTACTATGCCAAAAGTTCAGATTAACGGGATTGATTTGTTCTACGACATTAAGGGAAGGGGTGAGCCTTTACTATTAATAGCTGGCTTCCTTTGTGATCATGCCTATTGGTCGCTGATTATGCCATCGCTGGTTTCGCAGTATCAAGTTATTCGCTTGGACAACCGAGGTATGGGACGAAGTTCTGCTCCCGAAAGCCACTATAGTCTGAAACAGATGGCTAGTGACGTTGCAGGATTGCTCGATCACATTGCGATCGATAAGGTGCATCTAGCAGGTCATTCAATGGGTGGTCAAATAGCCCAAGAGTTAGTGTTAGCACATCCTGAAAAGGTACAAAGTCTGATCCTACTTTCATCGTTGGCAAAGGGTGATAAATTATTTAACAGCATCATTGAGACTTGGGGCGACCTCTGCGGTAATGTAGACCTAAAACTTTATGAAAAAGTCTTATTACCCTGGATATTTACAGATACGTTCTACTCGATTCCTGGGATGATCGAAGGTCTGATCGAATTTGCAATCAGATATCCTTTCCCGCCTGCGACTCATTCACTCTATGATCACAGCCGAGCCATGCTTGACTTTGACACAACAAACCGCCTTCAACAAATTCATTGTCCTACCCTAGTTCTAGTTGGTAAACAAGACATTCTCACCCCGCTAAAGTTTTCCCAGCAACTTGCTCAAGGCATTCCCAACGCTGAACTTGTAGTCCTCGATGGTGGGGGTCATGGCTTCTTAATTGAGTCGCCGGATGCTGTGGTTTCAACCATGCTTAACTTCCTGGGAAAGTTGAAGCCAGCTTACACCAATTATTTGTGAAACTGCACAAAATCAAGCTTGGTCAGACTTGGGGCAAAATCCCCTTGTTAAAAGTAGGCAAACTGACGCCACAGTGTACTACTAGTCCGCATCAACATTGCAGGGTAAACGAAGTTTGAGAATATTTCTCTCTTCCTCTTCCTCTGTGTTCTCTGCGCGGCAGTTGCTTCTCCTAAGGGAGACGCTGCGCGTAGCTTGCTTCCCCGTAGGGGTACAAGTCGGGGAACCGCAAGGGCGCACTGCCTTGCCTCTGCGGTTCGTTATTTAACTCTGCATAAGCTTGGCAGACTACTAGTAATAAGTTTTGAAACCTAGACAGGGTAATTTAAATATTCAGCGAGTTTCTAATTTAGAAACTCGCTCCTCTAATTTATTGACTTGTTGCTTTAATTCAACCACCAAAGTTGCCAGCCGATCAAACATCTGATCTTGCTGCGATAAGTTCCCTCTGGAACCAGTTGACTGTCGTGGGGTAAGTGTTGTTCTTCGGGATGGAGACTGGCGTCTTTGACCGAGTTGAGACTCTATCTGGTTTAACCGCGACTCGACACGATTAAAATCCGCTTCCAGGTTGTTGATGCGCGACTCCACTTGCTGCGATGAAGCAGTGTTTCCAAATAACCCACCCCAGATAATTGTTGCTAAAATCCCAGCAAGTATTAGCACTTGGATTTTTTTCATAACAGTCTATTTAGACAGGATATATTTGTATGGGTACAGAGGATAAGTCTGTATTCACTTCACTTATTTATCCTGTTCTAAGTTAGAAAATAGCTTCTGCCAATCGATAGAGTTTAGAGTATTATCTCCCTGTTTTACCTCAAACGTGACATTACAAGCTTTCGCTAGTTTTAGCCCTTGCACACAAAGTTCTGCCACATCCTCACGGCTGATTTTGCCCTTAATATTATCACCTTGCTCAAATATTAATTCCTTACTCCCTGGTTCCTCAGTTAAAGCACAAGGTCTAATAATTGTATAAGGAATTCCGCTTTCTCTTAAACTATCTTCTCCTTTCAACTTCCAAGTTAAAATTCCTCCTAATTGGTCATTTAATTTCACTGCTGGCGGTTCTTCATCTAAATTAATGCCAGGGCGTCCGGGACGAGTCACGCCTGCTGAACTGACTAGAATAAATTGTGGTAAAGTTGTACCGCCGTAAGCTTTAATTGATTCCAACTGCAAAGCAAAACCACCGGCAGAAAATTTGGGATTTAAAGCACCATCATGCTCAAATTTGCTCAACATCAGTTGGAATGAAGAAATTCTATTCTGCTCAAGTGGCGGCGCATCTTTGACAGTTTTTGCCCGAAAGACGGGAATCAAATCTGCAAAGGGAACGTGAACATCTATCCAGGTATTAGCTACGGTATCGAAAGAATAGCTGTAGCCAATGCCATCCCATTTTGTATCTGTTCGCAGGAAGATTTTATAACGCTGACCGTCACCTTTTACGCGCAATTTCACACCTTCGTGACCAGATAAATTGAAGGGGGGATCAAAATTCTTAGTTCTGATAGAAGCAAATCCGCCAGAGTTATCGGTGGAGACATTACCAGCAAACAAAGCTGTATTTTCTACTAATTGGATATTACTGGCACTCACGCCACCCATGACGACATCATCTAGCGCCCCCCAGTTATCCTTTAATTCTGCTGATGGCTTTGTGAAATCAAATATTAGTTTTTCGTTTACTTGGGGTAAATATTTTGCGGCCGCTTGAACTAAATTTTTGACACCTTGATATTCTACATTTTCTGGGGTGTCGCCGACAATTTCTGGCTGGTAAAATTTCACACCTTGATAATATTTTGCTCTATCTGCTGTGTCTCCCTCTACTGGTTGCACACGCACTGCTGTGCAACAAACTACAGCTTGGATATCAGCCATAACTAAAGGAGTTAAAGTTTCAGGTTGGGTGATATCCGCAACTACCAAGTCTATGTGATTACCAAGAATTGACCGCGCTTTGTCAATGTCTCTAACAAGCGCCCGAACATTATAACCCCGTTCGAGCGATCGCTGCACCACTCGTTTACCTACACCACCTGTTGCACCTGCTACTAGTATTACACCCACGTTTTTTCCTCCATTGGGTCTATCTTGATTATCCTTAGGACGGCCTTGGATTAACTGCTGTACCCAGTTAAGGAAAGGAATTACCTCAAAGTAAGTCAGGGTTTCGATAAACCTGCCTAAATCCCATTGAGAACGATTTTTGTCAGTCACATTTGCGTCCTCACAACTTTCTTAAGTTTAGCCCAATGTTTGTTTCTCCAAATCCTCCGGTACTCATAACTTTGCTTTACAGCTATTTTCAGGTAGAATAGACCACGCGGTAGGGGCGCAAGGCCTTGCGCCCCTATGACAGATGTGGTTCAAATACTTGAATTCTGCTTTAATTGGGGAAAGGGGACAGGAGATACCTGTAACCTATTCCCTTCAACGAAGAGGCAGGGGGAAGGGGCGCGTAAATCCAGCGAACATCTCAATTAACAAGACTTGGGGCAAAATGCCTTGTCTACACGAGACTTTACCCGCCCTTGCAGGTTAAAAACCTTGATTTTTTCTTAGTCCACGCAGGTGGACAATGTTAGTGTAGTAGCGAATATATTCGCCTAATACTTTTAAAACATCCTCTAAAGGTAGGCAAACTGACGCCACAGGATCTTAGCTACAATTAAACCAAATCTTTAGCATTCTATGCGACGCTGAACAGCCCGTCGTAGACATCGCTCAATCACGTTAGGATACATAATTAAGTGTTCCTAATCAAACGGTAATTTACTTATGAGCCAACTTGAAAACATTCAAGCTGAATATGAAAAGTTTCCTGAAGAGTTTGAGAGTGTAATCATTAGCACCGTGAGCGCACAGGCAATACCCAATGCTAGTTATGCTCCCTTTGTAATGGATGATTCCAAGAATATCTACATTTACGTCAGTGGTCTTTCAACTCATACCAAAAATCTCTATGCCAATCCTCATGTTAATGTCTTGTTTATCGAGGATGAAGCCAAGAGTAATCTAATTTTTGCCCGTCGTCGTTTGAGTTTTGATTGTACGGCAACTTTGATAGAGCGTGAAACTGACAAGTGGAATCAAATTGTTGAGCAATTTCAAGGGCGGTTTGGTCAAATTATAGAGGTTTTGCGCGGCTTGTCTGACTTTCGGATTTTCCAGCTAACTCCTAGTGAAGGTCGTTTTGTAGTTGGTTTTGGGGGAGCTTATCACATCAGTGGTGATCACCTCCATCAACTTGTTCAGATCACAGGAGATAGTGACCAAAAGCAAAAATAAGCAATGCAAATTTAAAAATTAAATCTGATTATTAAGAAGCATCGTGGCGAAATAATTCGTAATTAATGGTATAATTTAAAGGATTGATCAATAAAGACATAAAACCCTTACAGTATCGATAATTCAGACTGCCCCATTTATGCGTGGGGTAATTATGAATTATGAATTAGTTCTATGAGTAAGCTTTACTTTATACCTTGTAATTTTGCCTTCGCGTAAAGTGCGATTACACTAAACTCTTTAATTTTATGCTTCAGTTTCAACCTCCTGGCTTTGGACATAAACTTATCCATACATCCTTGGGGGCAATGGTTTACTATACCCAAACGAATGCACCTTGGGCGATGCCTGCGGGGGGCAAAGCGATCGCTGACACTGAAGATTCACGCCCACTACTGTTTCTGCATAACTTTGGTGGTGGGGCGTCTGCATATGAATGGTCTAAAGTTTACCCAGCTTTTGCCTCTAATTACCACATTTTAGCCCCCGATCTAATCGGCTGGGGAGAATCGGCTCATCCAGTCCGAGATTATAAAATTAGGGATTATCTCAGCACGATCGCAGAGTTTATCATCCAAACTTGTCGCCAGCCGGTAACAGTGGTAGCCTCGTCTCTAACAGCCGCTTTTGCTATCCGCCTAGCTATTGTTCAACCCAATTTATTCAAAGCACTGTTTTTGGTATGTCCCTCTGGATTTGATGATTTTGGGGAGGGTGCTGGACGCAGACTTCCGCTTTCGGTGATCAATACGCCTCTATTGGACAATTTTATTTATATCCTTGGTGCTGAAAATGAAATTGCAGTCCGAAATTTTTTACAAAGTTTTCTATTTGCCAAGTCACAACGAGTATCACAAGAGATGGTGGAGGCTTATTTAACCTCTGCACAACAGCCTAATGCCAAGTTTGCCGCTTTGTCATTTTTGCGGGGCGACCTTTATTTTGACCTGAGTTTATATATTCAACAACTGACAATTCCCACGAGGATTTTTTGGGGAGAAAAGGCACAATTTACTAACATCAAACTAGGACGACGCTTGGCAAATTTAAATGTAAGTGCAATTCGAGATTTTTATGCGATCGCAGATGCCGGAATATTACCTCATTTGGAAATACCAGAAGTTCTCATTGGTCTATTGCAACGGTATCTTTAGGAGTTAGGAGTTTGAATTCCTGATTTTCCCCTTTTACCTCCTACTTAGAGAGCAACTCTGCATTTAATGCTTTAGTAATGCGATCGCCAGAAGCTAGGAAGTGGGTCTTGATGTAAATATTAAGGTTTTCACTAAGTTGTTTGAGTCAGTCTTGATTCTGAATTTTTAATTCTTCTTTATCCAATTTATATATTCAGCAATCGCTTTCGGATAATGCTCTTTCATTATCGCTCTTTTATTACTCTGAAAAAATAAAATATTTGTAGGTTGGGCTGAACATTCGTGTTACCCAACAAAATCAAAGATTCTTGGTGTTGGGTTTCGTTCCTCAACCCAACCTACTCCTAGATTTATAAAAACTAATGACAACAAAGGTTTCTGATTTTTATCTCGTGAGAGTTATAGAAGAGCGTTATACAAACTCTCTAAATAAAGGCAGTATTGCTCGTTGCTTGTGCCCATAGACGAATTACAAATATCCATGCATCTAACAAATCACATCTTCCCCAAGCAAGATTTAAAAAATATTTCTTTTTTATAACTTCAGATATGCCTTTTGTTAGAAGCATAATTACCTTTTTATAGTTAATCTTAAATTTGTACTCAAAAAACAAGCTAATTGGCATGATAAATTTGATTTCTAGGACGATTGGTCACATCAGTTCTCTGCTTAAAGGACTTCAGGTAAAATCTTTTTTGGCTGTTGTCCTAGTTGGTTTTGTAGTGCTGACGACGAATGTTGCTTATGAGCACAATGACAAAGCCTTAGGTGAAAGAGTTAAGGAACAGGTACAGCAAGATGATGCTCAAAGACCGAGAACAATAGGGGAGTGGAATAAAGAAGCTCGTGAAACGGAAGGTTCTCCTGGTGAACGACTTAAAAAGATTGGAAAAGAGTCAGCAGAAGCCTTTAAACAATTTGGATCTGGGTATGTAGAAGGTGCTCAGAAAACTGCTAGTGATGTAGGGGACAGTGCGGCAGAGACAGCCAAAGGTGTCTCAAACAAAATTATACCCTAAATAGGTTATCATCCTCTATTGGCAGCAAGTAGTAATAACTTTTCGCCAATATAATGAGTAACAATAGGGACGCTGGTGTCTAACTAACGAATTTTTCTAATGCTTGGGTAACGGGCTTACCTTTGTTGATTAAAGATTGTAGCATTTCTCAGTTGCATAAAATATAGGACTTTAGTAGGGGCGCATAGCTAGCTGTACGCCCCTATTGCGTATTGCATCTAAAAGAGAATTGCTAATTTTAAGTTGCTGCAAGCTACACCCGTCGCAATAAGCTTGGGTATCAAACTTGTATATCTTGCAGTTTTGCCACCATTTCTGCACGCGCCGAAACCTTCAACTTACGAAACATCCTCTTCAAAGCTTGTTTGACGGAATTTTGCGTAATCCAAAGTTTTTCCCCAATTTCCGCGTTCGTTAACCCCTGCGCCACTAACTCGGCAATTTCTAACTCACGCGCTGTTAGAGGACTTACTAAAAGGGAATTGGATATTTTTGGTTTTGTCCGTAGTGTCGCCATTTTTGCTGATAAATGAATGCATAAGGCACTCAAATCTGCTAAATCGTTGCCATTAAAAGCAGGATATCCCTTGTCACGAGCCAAGTTAAGCGTTCCTACAAGACGACCATCATAAACTATTGGCCCGGTCATTACGTGTTCGTGATCAGAACGCGAACAAAAATGCTTCCAGTCTCCTGGTGATAATAATAATTGCTCATGGGCGGGAGCATGACGCTCAACCACGTAGCGCCCGACTGGATTGCTTTCTAAGCATACTGCCGGAATACCCTGAATATCAATGTCAGTCGTTGGCGGCTCATTTAGGAAATAAATACCCCAATTTTGCACGCCAAAATGCTCACCAATTTTATCCGTGAGAGCTAGTCTTAATTCTTGCTCATTTTGGACATTGGCGATCGCATCAAATACGGCGTAGAGAGAATTAACCATAAGTGTACCCAGTTGGGGACTATCCAAGCCTCAACAATTACTTCTATGCTAATACCAGGAAAACTAAAACGCTAATTACAGTAGCGACTAGGAGAAGCACATGACAGTTACACAACTCTCTGCTCAGGAACTTTTCCGGGCTGCTTATGAGAACCGCTACACTTGGGAGAAAAATTTTCCTGGTTATACCGCAAATATCACCTTTAAGCAAGATGATAAAGTATTTACAGGCAAAGTTATCATCAGCGCCAATCTCAAAGCCGAAGTTTTAAACGTAGATGACGAATCGGCCAAGCAGGCTATTCATGGTCAAGCCTGGGAAATAGCAATTCACCGCATCCGCCGCAGTTTTGAAGATACCCACAGTGCCAATACGTTTAGCTATGGTAAAACTGACGAAACTGGTGCGGTTGAGCTTTTAATGGGTGGTAAGGCTAAGGGGGATAAATACAAAGTCCGCAATAATGAAGTATGCCATGTTCACCGTCTCATCCACGGTACTTTCGTGACAATTGACACCTTTAGCAGTCACGACACCGGGGAAGGTTACCTTTCTCACACCTATGACTCTGTGTACCATGACCCCAAAACTGGGGAACAAAAGGGTGGTAGAAGCGAATTTACCGATGAGTATGAAAAAGTTGGTGAGTATTTCATCCTAAATCGTCGGGAGATTCGCACCGAGACAGCAGGACAAGTATCTATTCAGGAATTTGTCTTCTCTGATATCAAATTGTTGGAACCTGTTGCTGCTTAAGCTCTATCCGCTCAGTGACCACCACAGGCATCGCTCTTTAACTTAAGGGAGCGATGCCTGCGGCGGGCTGTGCCTACGCTTTTATTTTTTGACGTTTTGAGTTCTGAGCATGAGGTTTCAACAAAAGAGCTTGATATTTGGAGTATTGATAACTGATTTCTGGCGATCGCTAAAACTTTGTAGAGATAGCAATCGTAATAATATCAATTAATTTATGCCGTTGAGTAGTTCACTACCGATATTTGCGACTAAAGCACAGGCTTTGTCAAAGCCAGTTACCAACTAAAACATAAGGTGCCCAGTAGCCAGGACGACTGTAATTGGGATAATCTTTTAACAACTTTACTTGGGCACGACGCAAGGCTTCAGCCTTTGTCACCTTAGTTTTAACTAACTCACGATAAAATTCACCAATTAAGATAGCAGTAGATTTATCATTGATATGCCACAGTGAAGCCAAGGTACTACGGGCACCAGCTTTCACGGATGCTCCTGCTAGCCCTAGCGTGGCGCGATTGTCACTAGCAGCAGTTTCGCAAGCACTTAAAACCAGCATTTCCAAGGCTTCTGAGCGAGTTTGATCTCGACGCCGCAGCAGGCTATCAAATTGCATCACGTTGATCGGACCATCAGCAGCAAGTATAAAAGTATTCTCAGCACGGGAGCTAAATTGACCGTGGGTTGCCAGATGTAATACATTAAATGGCACAGTATTTACTTTACTTTCTAGGTTTTTGCTGTTGAAGTCCTGATCTAGTAACTCGGTGGTAGACACGATCGCTTGAGAAATGGAGTTAAATTCTGATTTAATTTCTGGTAACGGTGAAAATTGCTGTTGAAAGTTTTGTGGTGGTTGTACTAACCCAGCAGCTAGGACGTTGAGTTTTACTTGTGTCAGAGGTTTAGGTGCGAGTAACTGGAGTCCCAAGCTGAGTGCTACAGCATATTTTTCTACCAGATATTGCTCACCGTCATACAATATAGCCATTGGCACGTTTTGCAATATTCCATCCAGTACAAATACAAGGGTTTTGACTCCACTTTCTTTTAAATCTGACTCAATTTCTTTGATTAACCACCCATAGACTTCCTGTGACAGCGCCTGCACTTCCTCAGTCCTATCAGGTTCTAAAAGATACTCTCTAAGTTCTCTTATAATCCTTTCTACTTCTTTCTGGGACTTGTTTACTGTATAATTACGCAGTGGTTGTTGAGGAATTTTGACAATAACTTGGAGTTGATCAGGCAGAATAATTGGATAAATGATTGCGGCTGTGGGATTATCTTTATCTACCACTGTGTCAAGCAAAACAGTTTTGGCATTAATGCAAGCTTCCCGGAAAAAGTTGTCTAATTCCGCCAGTTGCAGTGCTTCAATCCTCTGTCTAGCTTTGTCTAAGATTGGTTCGCTCGGATGAGTTTGCTGAAACTGTAATAGTAATTCTACGGACTCTCGATATACAGGTTCTACACTTTCTTT from Nostoc sp. UHCC 0926 includes these protein-coding regions:
- a CDS encoding XRE family transcriptional regulator, coding for MNTLLNGPTEQLLFTIDHRSLDTHRIITSRSFIARSSTTASIETIGRNLVAASEMTTSGVTLPATSSPEVTQKAVNELRRLSGLTWDQLAKLFNVSRRSLHSWASGERLKPFNEETLNRLLGTIQYIDRGSASLNRSLLLQPVSDGRPLLDLLVVGKYEEVKQILGTSNAPQKPKLGALSEDARLSRMPPNPADLVDALQDTIHHEVGRSRPARTARSRKNSSGQ
- a CDS encoding TIGR04255 family protein encodes the protein MLNVNPLTAPPPEEVPLKDAPLVRVIAQVRFAPILSIEKKDFVGSFQEAIREKYPILQPEQTQSFAISPQGLVPIAPQVTWRFVDTTNSWNWRVSLAPNFVALETTSYLSRSDFLKRLENILIALNESFHPTSIERSGLRYIDRVVGQNFKDISSLVKPEIAGMMAADFRESIYQTINESLFIIPDEGKQLVARWGAIPAGVTFDPESIEAVAEPSWILDLDMSISNNREFRIEELMSEAQHFAERIYTFFRWAVKDDFLRSYGGEL
- a CDS encoding carboxymuconolactone decarboxylase family protein; translated protein: MTKLIEYEEASEDVRAVYDDIRTTRQNDYINNFWKAIANHPPTLQRTWQAVKEVMTSPGEIDPLMRELIYIAVSATNGCEYCIASHTAAARAKGMNDTMFGEVMAIAATANMTNRLANGYQIPVDERFKP
- a CDS encoding alpha/beta fold hydrolase; its protein translation is MPKVQINGIDLFYDIKGRGEPLLLIAGFLCDHAYWSLIMPSLVSQYQVIRLDNRGMGRSSAPESHYSLKQMASDVAGLLDHIAIDKVHLAGHSMGGQIAQELVLAHPEKVQSLILLSSLAKGDKLFNSIIETWGDLCGNVDLKLYEKVLLPWIFTDTFYSIPGMIEGLIEFAIRYPFPPATHSLYDHSRAMLDFDTTNRLQQIHCPTLVLVGKQDILTPLKFSQQLAQGIPNAELVVLDGGGHGFLIESPDAVVSTMLNFLGKLKPAYTNYL
- a CDS encoding CIA30 family protein, which codes for MTDKNRSQWDLGRFIETLTYFEVIPFLNWVQQLIQGRPKDNQDRPNGGKNVGVILVAGATGGVGKRVVQRSLERGYNVRALVRDIDKARSILGNHIDLVVADITQPETLTPLVMADIQAVVCCTAVRVQPVEGDTADRAKYYQGVKFYQPEIVGDTPENVEYQGVKNLVQAAAKYLPQVNEKLIFDFTKPSAELKDNWGALDDVVMGGVSASNIQLVENTALFAGNVSTDNSGGFASIRTKNFDPPFNLSGHEGVKLRVKGDGQRYKIFLRTDTKWDGIGYSYSFDTVANTWIDVHVPFADLIPVFRAKTVKDAPPLEQNRISSFQLMLSKFEHDGALNPKFSAGGFALQLESIKAYGGTTLPQFILVSSAGVTRPGRPGINLDEEPPAVKLNDQLGGILTWKLKGEDSLRESGIPYTIIRPCALTEEPGSKELIFEQGDNIKGKISREDVAELCVQGLKLAKACNVTFEVKQGDNTLNSIDWQKLFSNLEQDK
- a CDS encoding HugZ family pyridoxamine 5'-phosphate oxidase, giving the protein MSQLENIQAEYEKFPEEFESVIISTVSAQAIPNASYAPFVMDDSKNIYIYVSGLSTHTKNLYANPHVNVLFIEDEAKSNLIFARRRLSFDCTATLIERETDKWNQIVEQFQGRFGQIIEVLRGLSDFRIFQLTPSEGRFVVGFGGAYHISGDHLHQLVQITGDSDQKQK
- a CDS encoding alpha/beta fold hydrolase codes for the protein MLQFQPPGFGHKLIHTSLGAMVYYTQTNAPWAMPAGGKAIADTEDSRPLLFLHNFGGGASAYEWSKVYPAFASNYHILAPDLIGWGESAHPVRDYKIRDYLSTIAEFIIQTCRQPVTVVASSLTAAFAIRLAIVQPNLFKALFLVCPSGFDDFGEGAGRRLPLSVINTPLLDNFIYILGAENEIAVRNFLQSFLFAKSQRVSQEMVEAYLTSAQQPNAKFAALSFLRGDLYFDLSLYIQQLTIPTRIFWGEKAQFTNIKLGRRLANLNVSAIRDFYAIADAGILPHLEIPEVLIGLLQRYL
- a CDS encoding LuxR C-terminal-related transcriptional regulator, translated to MVNSLYAVFDAIANVQNEQELRLALTDKIGEHFGVQNWGIYFLNEPPTTDIDIQGIPAVCLESNPVGRYVVERHAPAHEQLLLSPGDWKHFCSRSDHEHVMTGPIVYDGRLVGTLNLARDKGYPAFNGNDLADLSALCIHLSAKMATLRTKPKISNSLLVSPLTARELEIAELVAQGLTNAEIGEKLWITQNSVKQALKRMFRKLKVSARAEMVAKLQDIQV
- a CDS encoding DUF3386 domain-containing protein → MTVTQLSAQELFRAAYENRYTWEKNFPGYTANITFKQDDKVFTGKVIISANLKAEVLNVDDESAKQAIHGQAWEIAIHRIRRSFEDTHSANTFSYGKTDETGAVELLMGGKAKGDKYKVRNNEVCHVHRLIHGTFVTIDTFSSHDTGEGYLSHTYDSVYHDPKTGEQKGGRSEFTDEYEKVGEYFILNRREIRTETAGQVSIQEFVFSDIKLLEPVAA